A single region of the Myxococcales bacterium genome encodes:
- a CDS encoding beta-propeller domain-containing protein produces MKRIYWLVGMILWTVGCSNTKEQPVGAERAQLTRFQSCEELEAHVKRVAISEMEAALDGFQNNDNRMFDAGVAENQPTNPPQADAAAGPDFSKTNTQEKDVDEADIVKTDGYFVYVLSGGFLTVIRSVYEADELQEVARIAIEGAPIEMFVHGTDPSRHDAASPTKAVVFSQVFGEGIPVPLRRTGAVGNVACPLVDGGFGCGYQNPVVKLTVLDLADRANPKLELEVYSEANYMTSRLVNNTVHAVVSSATQGPELRMYPEVDFNTYDNGQMTFQDKMTLAAEINRLKAENRARIDATPIEDWLPKSYRVEHKSDGETVTSGLIASCEAFYKPAVLNGREVIDIFSLGLEEPLTSLNHSAIVSHGGVVYASTESLYLATHPWYSSFGWNSRSDALQKEESLVHKFDIGADSARAVYVASGTVEGHVLNQFSMDEEQGRLRVATTTGSRWGIGGQEAPSKNHLFVLGQVGEELAIEGQVRDLAPGEQIYSARFEGDLGFLVTFRQVDPLFVFDLSLPQPVKVAELKIPGFSTYMHPLYDEGSLTHLLTIGQGIKNSAALPICGKDALNGIEEGSIDGLQLSVFDVRDLGNPCLVQTQYVGGYSEAQYNHKAFSYFEEHKLLAIPVTQWGEWTENGFSNDSFSGLKVFHVDAETGIEHLSDIEHTPSYANNDEDLGFFQYEWWTQVQRSLTIDDHLYSISGRAVYATPLSALGHEPLVNTSSILLPDPQPSYWPMGALD; encoded by the coding sequence ATGAAACGCATCTATTGGTTGGTGGGAATGATTCTCTGGACTGTGGGTTGTTCCAACACGAAGGAACAACCCGTCGGCGCTGAGCGCGCACAACTCACCCGCTTTCAGAGCTGCGAAGAACTCGAAGCGCATGTCAAGCGGGTTGCGATTTCTGAAATGGAAGCAGCGCTCGACGGCTTTCAGAACAACGACAATCGGATGTTTGATGCGGGCGTGGCAGAGAACCAGCCTACAAATCCCCCTCAGGCGGATGCTGCCGCAGGCCCGGATTTCTCCAAGACCAACACGCAAGAGAAGGATGTGGACGAGGCGGATATCGTCAAGACCGATGGATATTTCGTCTATGTGCTTTCGGGCGGGTTCCTCACGGTTATTCGAAGCGTGTATGAGGCCGATGAGCTACAGGAAGTCGCCCGCATCGCCATCGAGGGGGCGCCCATAGAAATGTTCGTGCATGGGACCGATCCATCCCGTCACGATGCCGCATCACCTACGAAGGCCGTCGTCTTTAGTCAGGTATTTGGCGAGGGAATTCCGGTCCCGCTCAGGCGGACGGGCGCCGTAGGCAACGTTGCCTGCCCGCTTGTGGATGGAGGGTTTGGTTGCGGGTATCAGAATCCCGTGGTTAAACTCACTGTGCTCGACTTAGCCGACCGTGCAAATCCGAAGTTGGAGCTCGAAGTATATTCAGAGGCCAACTATATGACGAGCCGACTCGTGAATAACACGGTGCATGCTGTGGTGTCCTCCGCTACCCAGGGGCCAGAACTTCGCATGTATCCTGAAGTTGATTTCAACACTTACGACAATGGGCAAATGACTTTTCAAGACAAAATGACACTTGCTGCCGAAATTAACCGCCTCAAGGCAGAGAATCGCGCCCGCATCGATGCGACTCCCATTGAAGATTGGTTGCCGAAATCCTATCGCGTTGAACACAAAAGCGACGGGGAGACGGTCACGTCTGGCCTCATTGCTTCATGCGAGGCATTCTACAAACCGGCGGTGTTAAATGGCCGAGAGGTCATCGACATCTTCTCGCTGGGGTTGGAGGAGCCTCTGACCAGTCTGAACCACAGTGCGATCGTGAGTCACGGGGGCGTGGTCTACGCTTCAACAGAAAGTCTCTATCTGGCCACACATCCCTGGTACTCGTCGTTCGGGTGGAACTCGCGGAGTGATGCGCTACAGAAAGAGGAGAGCCTGGTTCATAAGTTCGATATAGGCGCAGATTCCGCACGCGCAGTGTATGTGGCAAGTGGCACGGTGGAGGGACACGTCCTCAATCAGTTCTCAATGGACGAGGAGCAGGGCCGATTACGTGTGGCGACGACCACCGGTAGCCGCTGGGGAATAGGAGGCCAAGAAGCTCCAAGCAAAAATCACCTTTTTGTGCTCGGACAAGTGGGCGAAGAACTTGCGATTGAAGGGCAGGTGCGTGATTTGGCCCCTGGCGAGCAGATTTACTCGGCGCGCTTCGAGGGAGATTTAGGCTTCTTGGTTACCTTCCGCCAAGTTGATCCTTTGTTTGTGTTTGACCTTTCCCTACCGCAGCCGGTCAAGGTCGCGGAGCTGAAGATTCCCGGCTTCTCCACGTATATGCATCCCCTTTACGATGAGGGCAGCCTCACCCACCTGCTTACCATTGGCCAGGGCATTAAAAATTCTGCTGCATTACCCATATGCGGGAAAGATGCTCTCAATGGTATTGAAGAAGGCAGTATAGACGGGCTTCAGCTTAGCGTGTTCGACGTACGGGACCTTGGTAATCCGTGTCTGGTTCAAACCCAGTATGTCGGCGGTTACTCTGAGGCGCAGTACAACCATAAAGCATTTAGCTACTTCGAGGAGCACAAGCTTTTGGCCATTCCCGTGACCCAATGGGGAGAGTGGACAGAAAATGGCTTTTCGAACGATTCCTTTAGCGGTCTCAAGGTGTTCCACGTGGATGCGGAGACAGGTATCGAGCACCTTTCGGATATCGAGCATACCCCATCGTATGCTAATAACGACGAGGACTTGGGATTTTTCCAATACGAGTGGTGGACCCAGGTGCAAAGGTCACTGACCATTGATGATCATCTCTATTCAATCAGTGGTCGTGCGGTGTATGCGACACCCTTGAGCGCGCTTGGTCACGAACCGTTGGTGAATACCTCGAGTATTCTGTTGCCAGACCCGCAACCGTCCTACTGGCCTATGGGCGCTCTTGATTAG
- a CDS encoding 1-acyl-sn-glycerol-3-phosphate acyltransferase yields the protein MAFSPHALRTRGVTLNRRVFRGMLSRAGNGFMEFAEQWLGEELDAKIARIHLERNEVGVDPFGFDPEVARYGLAFAAFLHRAYFRTEVHGIQHVPHGRVLIVANHSGQLPLDAVLLTAALLLDAEPPRFARSMVEKWTATLPFISFLYPRLGQVVGAQDNARRLLEQESTLLVFPEGVDGIAKTYAERYQLQSFGLGFMRLALETRTPIVPVAIVGGEEQYISIANFRKLAQILRMPALPLVPQLFLGMPLPLPTKYRMHFGAPMRFSGPSDDDDASIADKVGRVRSAIDVLLREGLKQRQSIFW from the coding sequence ATGGCCTTTTCGCCGCACGCGCTTCGCACCCGTGGAGTGACGTTAAATCGTCGCGTATTTCGAGGAATGCTAAGCCGGGCCGGCAACGGCTTTATGGAGTTCGCTGAACAGTGGTTGGGCGAAGAGCTCGATGCTAAGATTGCGCGCATCCACCTCGAGCGAAACGAGGTGGGTGTGGATCCGTTTGGGTTCGATCCAGAAGTGGCGCGTTATGGGTTGGCATTTGCTGCCTTTTTGCATCGCGCCTATTTTCGGACCGAGGTCCACGGTATCCAGCACGTGCCTCACGGTCGCGTGTTGATCGTGGCGAATCACTCGGGCCAACTTCCGCTCGATGCGGTTCTGCTTACGGCGGCGCTTCTGCTTGATGCGGAGCCGCCCCGTTTCGCCAGAAGTATGGTCGAAAAGTGGACCGCGACGTTGCCGTTTATTTCTTTCCTCTATCCGCGCCTTGGACAGGTGGTGGGAGCGCAGGACAACGCTCGCCGCCTGTTAGAGCAAGAATCGACGCTGTTGGTGTTTCCTGAAGGTGTGGACGGCATTGCCAAGACCTATGCCGAGCGCTATCAACTGCAATCCTTCGGGCTCGGCTTCATGCGTCTGGCATTAGAGACGCGCACCCCGATTGTGCCGGTCGCCATTGTGGGGGGGGAGGAGCAGTACATTTCTATCGCAAACTTTAGAAAGCTTGCTCAGATATTGCGGATGCCAGCATTGCCGTTGGTGCCGCAATTGTTTCTGGGGATGCCGCTACCCTTGCCCACCAAGTACCGGATGCATTTTGGCGCGCCGATGAGATTTTCGGGCCCCTCCGATGATGACGACGCCTCGATTGCCGACAAGGTCGGCCGCGTCAGGAGCGCCATCGACGTGCTTCTAAGAGAGGGGCTCAAACAGCGCCAATCCATTTTTTGGTAG
- a CDS encoding dipeptidase, with the protein MASENLEEKARRLHAEYPAIDLHADSLLWSRWVGYDLNKRHRPPLPWSFGGGHVDVPRLIEGGLGSQFFGLVALPALDDNPEEICHAHIDRLEQAVQQSQGLLRRVQTVEDILSLRRGEIGALVGIEGAHCLRGRIEALERFAARGVRYLGLCHLTRNACGAPAIGLGMDPGQGLTNFGRKVLECCQDHGVLVDLAHLNKRGFLDACGMARAPVIVSHTGVSGVHALRRNIDDEQLRAVAKAGGVVGVIFCPAYLGNDGVEAVVDHLFHIIKIAGEDTPALGSDWDGFIRPTRGLEDASKLPDLTQALVRRGLGETSVAKILRKNVLRVLTDVPPR; encoded by the coding sequence ATGGCTTCCGAAAACCTTGAAGAAAAGGCACGGAGGCTGCACGCCGAATACCCAGCGATCGATCTCCATGCAGATTCGCTATTGTGGTCTCGCTGGGTGGGTTATGATCTCAACAAACGTCATCGCCCACCGCTGCCGTGGAGTTTTGGTGGGGGGCATGTCGATGTGCCGAGGCTGATAGAGGGTGGTCTAGGCTCACAGTTCTTCGGATTGGTGGCGCTGCCGGCACTTGATGACAACCCCGAGGAGATATGTCACGCGCACATTGACCGGCTTGAGCAGGCCGTTCAGCAGAGCCAGGGACTATTGCGTAGGGTCCAGACTGTAGAAGACATCCTCTCACTTCGGCGCGGCGAAATAGGCGCCCTCGTCGGTATAGAGGGCGCGCACTGCCTACGCGGACGCATCGAGGCGCTCGAGCGGTTTGCGGCCCGGGGCGTGCGTTACTTAGGCCTATGCCATCTAACCCGAAACGCCTGTGGGGCGCCCGCGATTGGACTTGGCATGGATCCAGGGCAGGGTCTCACAAACTTTGGGCGCAAAGTACTGGAATGCTGCCAGGATCATGGCGTATTAGTCGACCTCGCCCATCTCAATAAACGCGGATTTCTCGATGCGTGCGGCATGGCACGTGCGCCCGTCATTGTTTCGCACACGGGCGTCTCCGGCGTTCATGCGCTACGTCGTAACATCGATGATGAACAGTTACGGGCTGTCGCTAAGGCGGGCGGCGTGGTGGGCGTGATCTTTTGTCCGGCGTATCTAGGCAACGACGGCGTAGAAGCCGTGGTCGATCACTTGTTCCACATCATAAAGATAGCTGGAGAAGACACACCCGCGCTTGGGTCTGACTGGGATGGATTCATTCGGCCCACAAGAGGGCTTGAGGACGCGAGCAAGCTTCCCGATTTGACCCAAGCGCTGGTGCGGCGGGGCCTCGGCGAGACAAGCGTAGCAAAGATTCTGCGCAAGAATGTGCTACGCGTGCTCACCGATGTACCGCCCCGCTAG
- a CDS encoding copper-translocating P-type ATPase encodes MHPEIVKEAPGSCPICGMALEPVLASGDEIEHTELKTMTRRFWLAALFSGPLMVLSMGDLLPGQPISHLLSMQARTYLELGLATPVCLWSAWPFYERFLASLRNRHLNMFTLIGLGVSVAYVYSVIAALFPEMFPQSFRDTQGGVSVYFEAAAMIVTLILLGQVLELRARSQTGQAITKLLGLAPKTARRIGPDGLEEDVPLDTIIVGDRLRVRPGEKVPIDGIVIEGATSVDESMVTGEPIPVKKHKGSEVIGSTINGTGSIIMRAEKVGADTLLSRIVAMVAEAQRTRAPIQRLADIVSAYFVPVVVLVSVATFAVWALLGPEPRFSHALVNAIAVLIIACPCALGLATPMSIMVATGKGATMGVLFKNAEAIEVLRKVDTLIVDKTGTLTVGRPTLVGVLPAPDYQEESLLRLAASLEQSSEHPIAHAIVSGALERGVTLAPAEDFRSVTGKGVKARVDGHDVAIGNKAFMKSLGIDAASLFEHAAELGAGGQTAMFVAVDGKLGGLIGVADPIKDTTQDAIRALHDRGIHIVMMTGDSRSTADTVAKTLGIDDVMAEMLPEHKAEKVKELQARGRIVAVAGDGINDAPALAQAQVGIAMGTGTDVAMESAGVTLVKGDLRGIVRAIRLSGKTMTNIQQNLFFAFVYNAAGVPIAAGVLYPFFGLLLSPIIAAAAMTLSSVSVIANALRLRHTPI; translated from the coding sequence ATGCATCCCGAGATTGTGAAAGAGGCGCCAGGGAGCTGCCCCATCTGCGGCATGGCCCTTGAGCCTGTGCTCGCGTCCGGTGATGAGATCGAGCACACGGAACTCAAAACCATGACTCGTCGCTTTTGGCTGGCGGCGCTTTTTTCAGGTCCGCTCATGGTTCTAAGCATGGGTGATCTATTGCCGGGGCAGCCCATCAGTCATCTTTTATCGATGCAAGCGCGAACATATCTAGAGCTGGGGCTGGCCACACCGGTATGCCTATGGTCGGCATGGCCCTTTTACGAGCGCTTTTTAGCGTCCCTTCGCAATCGACACCTCAACATGTTCACCCTTATCGGGCTCGGCGTAAGCGTGGCATATGTCTACAGCGTGATCGCAGCGCTTTTTCCCGAAATGTTTCCGCAGTCCTTCAGGGACACGCAGGGCGGTGTCTCTGTCTATTTTGAGGCAGCCGCCATGATCGTGACGCTCATCTTGCTCGGCCAAGTGCTCGAGTTGAGGGCGAGAAGCCAGACTGGCCAAGCCATCACCAAGCTGCTTGGTCTGGCACCTAAAACCGCCCGCCGCATCGGGCCCGACGGCCTCGAAGAAGATGTGCCCCTCGACACCATCATCGTTGGCGACAGGCTGCGGGTGCGCCCCGGAGAGAAAGTGCCCATTGATGGAATCGTGATTGAAGGCGCGACCTCGGTCGATGAATCCATGGTCACGGGCGAGCCCATACCGGTCAAGAAACACAAAGGCAGCGAAGTCATCGGCTCGACCATCAATGGCACCGGAAGCATCATCATGCGGGCAGAGAAAGTCGGCGCCGATACGTTGCTCTCACGCATTGTGGCCATGGTTGCCGAAGCCCAACGGACCCGCGCGCCCATTCAGCGACTTGCAGACATTGTCTCCGCGTATTTTGTCCCCGTCGTCGTGCTTGTCTCCGTGGCGACTTTTGCCGTCTGGGCGCTATTGGGTCCGGAACCGCGCTTTTCCCACGCATTGGTTAACGCCATCGCTGTGCTCATCATCGCCTGTCCCTGCGCGCTTGGACTCGCAACGCCCATGTCCATTATGGTGGCGACTGGCAAAGGTGCCACAATGGGAGTGCTGTTTAAGAATGCCGAAGCCATCGAAGTCCTGCGTAAGGTGGACACGCTCATTGTCGACAAGACTGGAACGCTCACCGTGGGACGGCCGACACTCGTCGGCGTCTTGCCAGCGCCGGATTACCAGGAGGAATCTTTGCTCCGCCTTGCGGCGTCGCTCGAGCAAAGCAGTGAGCATCCAATCGCACACGCTATCGTCAGTGGCGCTCTCGAGCGCGGCGTTACCTTGGCGCCGGCCGAGGATTTTCGTTCCGTGACGGGCAAAGGGGTAAAAGCGCGGGTCGATGGGCATGACGTCGCCATCGGCAATAAGGCTTTCATGAAAAGCCTGGGCATCGACGCCGCTTCCTTGTTTGAACACGCTGCCGAACTTGGAGCGGGCGGTCAGACAGCGATGTTTGTCGCCGTGGACGGAAAGCTTGGCGGACTCATTGGGGTCGCAGACCCCATCAAGGATACCACCCAAGACGCCATCCGGGCGCTACATGATAGGGGCATCCACATCGTCATGATGACGGGAGACAGCCGCAGCACCGCCGATACCGTTGCAAAAACACTTGGCATTGATGACGTGATGGCGGAGATGCTCCCGGAACACAAAGCCGAGAAGGTCAAAGAACTCCAGGCACGGGGCCGCATCGTGGCGGTTGCCGGAGACGGCATCAACGACGCGCCCGCGCTCGCTCAGGCGCAGGTGGGGATTGCGATGGGCACAGGGACCGACGTCGCCATGGAAAGTGCGGGCGTCACGCTGGTCAAAGGCGATCTGCGGGGCATTGTGCGCGCTATTCGGCTGTCTGGTAAAACAATGACGAATATCCAGCAAAACCTCTTCTTTGCCTTCGTTTACAACGCCGCCGGTGTTCCCATCGCGGCAGGCGTCCTCTATCCTTTTTTTGGCCTGCTCCTGAGTCCTATCATCGCAGCGGCCGCCATGACCCTGAGCTCAGTGTCCGTGATTGCCAACGCCCTGCGTCTGAGACATACCCCCATATGA
- a CDS encoding DUF1328 domain-containing protein produces the protein MLRWALGFFVLALIAAFFGFGGIAAGAAGIGKILFVGFLILAVVGLVAGLLSPKSSV, from the coding sequence ATGCTACGTTGGGCACTTGGTTTTTTCGTTCTGGCTCTCATTGCCGCATTCTTTGGTTTTGGTGGGATCGCAGCGGGCGCCGCTGGCATCGGCAAAATTCTATTTGTAGGATTTTTGATCCTTGCTGTTGTCGGGCTCGTCGCTGGACTGCTCTCGCCGAAGAGTTCAGTCTAG
- a CDS encoding IS66 family transposase: MTLEQTLQVIAQQQQTIAQQATLITALQTELLELKRRLGLDSHNSHKPPSSDGAFAPKAKGSTKKTGKKRGGQKGHPGRFRELAPAERIDEVAEMYPKHCQHCECSLGAAQEHGKVWRHQVAELPKVRAHIMEYRMHKVRCACCGKSTRASLPADVSPSAFGPHLKATVAELRSVHRMSIQQVVQYLKTHWDLELSEGMLCRMQWEVTEALAGSYVQVLEVIDRSKQAHADETPYCIEAKGAWLWVACSQDAVGYRLCTSRSAEQAKALLGRRDKLVIRDRYGGYRDYPQTQYCWAHLKREWTGWSEQKGLRGFLGKKLLQCTTQMFDALGELRAERCDVGTFQTRMKPIMNEVHRWLGVGQKASEPSLGRQCTSLLKHIDALFRFVQDPLHIPPTNNTAERALRPAVIQRKLSFGVQSQSGARFIERMLSVWQTCKLHGQSVLDYLEQALKAAQLGLPSPRLLPDPQPIALR; encoded by the coding sequence ATGACGCTTGAGCAAACCCTGCAAGTCATCGCCCAGCAGCAGCAAACCATCGCGCAACAAGCGACGTTAATCACGGCATTGCAAACGGAACTCTTGGAGCTGAAACGACGTTTGGGGTTGGATAGCCATAATAGTCATAAGCCGCCAAGCAGCGATGGAGCGTTTGCACCCAAAGCCAAGGGCAGCACCAAGAAGACGGGCAAAAAGCGTGGCGGACAGAAAGGACATCCTGGACGCTTTCGAGAGCTTGCTCCAGCTGAGCGTATCGATGAAGTCGCTGAGATGTATCCGAAACACTGTCAGCATTGCGAGTGTTCTCTTGGGGCGGCTCAGGAGCATGGCAAGGTGTGGCGCCACCAGGTGGCTGAGCTTCCCAAGGTGCGTGCGCACATCATGGAGTATCGGATGCACAAAGTCCGCTGTGCGTGTTGTGGTAAAAGCACGCGCGCTTCGTTACCTGCGGATGTCAGTCCCAGTGCCTTTGGGCCGCATCTCAAAGCCACGGTGGCCGAGCTTCGGAGTGTGCATCGCATGAGTATCCAGCAGGTAGTGCAGTATCTGAAAACGCATTGGGATTTGGAGTTATCCGAGGGCATGCTGTGCCGGATGCAATGGGAAGTGACCGAGGCGTTGGCGGGCAGCTATGTGCAGGTGCTTGAGGTCATCGACCGCTCCAAGCAGGCGCATGCCGATGAAACACCCTATTGTATCGAAGCCAAAGGCGCCTGGTTATGGGTGGCCTGCTCCCAAGACGCGGTGGGCTATCGGCTGTGCACTTCACGCTCGGCTGAGCAAGCCAAGGCGCTTTTAGGACGACGCGATAAACTCGTCATTCGTGATCGCTACGGAGGCTATCGGGATTATCCCCAGACGCAATACTGCTGGGCTCATCTCAAAAGAGAATGGACCGGCTGGTCCGAACAAAAAGGACTGAGAGGGTTTCTGGGCAAGAAGCTCTTGCAATGTACAACGCAGATGTTTGACGCACTCGGTGAGCTTCGTGCGGAGCGCTGCGATGTAGGGACATTTCAAACCCGCATGAAACCCATCATGAACGAGGTGCATCGGTGGCTCGGCGTGGGACAAAAAGCGTCCGAGCCATCGCTTGGGCGTCAATGCACCTCTCTGCTTAAGCACATCGATGCCTTGTTTCGATTTGTTCAAGACCCCTTGCACATCCCGCCTACCAACAATACCGCCGAGCGCGCTCTAAGGCCGGCTGTGATACAACGAAAACTTAGTTTCGGTGTGCAATCTCAGAGCGGCGCACGATTCATCGAGCGCATGCTCAGCGTCTGGCAAACCTGTAAGCTGCACGGACAAAGCGTGCTCGACTACCTTGAGCAGGCGCTCAAGGCCGCTCAACTCGGCTTGCCTTCTCCTAGGCTTTTGCCTGACCCACAGCCCATCGCCTTACGCTGA
- the thrC gene encoding threonine synthase codes for MGYHASFGCVAGCSGRYPLEQVIYHCPKCGELLQVQHDLEALRTRSAASWMTLFQNRARSNEWPYASGVWGKKEWVAPGIRDECIVSLHEGGTNLFWANRYGKSLGLEDLWIKLCGNSHTGSFKDLGMTVLVSVVNQMIADGAPLRAILCASTGDTSAALAAYCAAAGIRAVVLLPAGKITTAQLVQPLANGAMVCALDTDFDGCMAIVQRLAEEPGIYLANSMNSLRLEGQKTVAIEMVEQFDWQVPDWVVIPGGNLGNVSALGAGFQMMRDLGLIQKMPRICVAQAEAANPLYRAFQQQFEGFTPMVAEATEASAIRIGNPVSIRRAIRTLKSFDGVVEQASEQELASAAASADRTGTYACPHTGVALAATEKLVSKKVIRPEHRVVVISTANGLKFNEFKIRYHEGQIPHVTSHLANKPIALSANYDDVRSFVLGALDKASINI; via the coding sequence ATGGGTTATCATGCAAGCTTTGGGTGCGTCGCAGGCTGTTCGGGGCGCTATCCGCTCGAACAAGTGATCTACCACTGTCCCAAGTGTGGGGAACTGTTGCAAGTGCAGCACGACTTGGAGGCGCTGCGCACGAGGAGCGCTGCATCGTGGATGACCCTGTTCCAAAACCGTGCTCGCAGCAACGAGTGGCCATACGCCAGTGGAGTGTGGGGGAAAAAGGAATGGGTAGCGCCCGGCATTCGTGACGAATGCATTGTCTCCCTTCACGAAGGCGGGACCAATCTATTCTGGGCCAATCGCTACGGCAAATCCCTGGGCTTAGAGGATCTGTGGATCAAACTTTGTGGCAACAGCCATACGGGATCATTTAAAGACCTCGGCATGACCGTACTGGTCAGTGTGGTCAATCAAATGATTGCTGATGGCGCTCCTTTACGGGCTATACTCTGCGCTTCCACAGGCGATACGTCCGCAGCGCTGGCGGCTTATTGTGCGGCGGCGGGCATTCGCGCTGTGGTGCTCTTGCCGGCGGGTAAGATCACAACCGCTCAACTAGTACAGCCATTGGCAAACGGCGCCATGGTGTGCGCGCTCGACACCGATTTTGATGGCTGCATGGCCATCGTACAGCGTTTGGCCGAAGAGCCGGGGATATACTTAGCTAACTCCATGAACTCATTGCGTCTTGAGGGCCAAAAGACCGTCGCCATCGAAATGGTGGAACAATTCGACTGGCAAGTGCCGGATTGGGTAGTCATCCCGGGCGGCAATTTGGGCAATGTATCGGCGTTGGGCGCTGGATTTCAGATGATGCGTGATCTGGGTTTGATTCAGAAGATGCCCCGTATTTGCGTGGCCCAAGCCGAAGCGGCCAATCCGCTCTATCGTGCTTTTCAACAGCAATTTGAAGGATTTACCCCCATGGTGGCAGAGGCCACCGAGGCGAGCGCCATCAGGATCGGAAACCCCGTCTCCATCAGGCGCGCCATCCGTACGCTCAAGTCGTTTGATGGGGTGGTCGAGCAGGCCAGTGAGCAGGAACTGGCTAGCGCTGCTGCTTCAGCAGACCGCACAGGCACGTACGCCTGTCCCCACACCGGCGTCGCATTGGCTGCAACTGAGAAGTTGGTGTCCAAAAAAGTGATTCGTCCAGAGCATCGAGTGGTGGTGATTTCCACCGCCAACGGACTCAAGTTCAACGAATTTAAGATCCGCTATCACGAAGGTCAGATCCCTCACGTCACAAGTCACCTCGCAAACAAACCGATCGCATTAAGCGCAAACTACGATGACGTGCGTTCGTTTGTGCTGGGTGCGCTGGATAAAGCCTCCATCAATATCTGA
- a CDS encoding class I SAM-dependent methyltransferase — protein sequence MLLVADEIERYCHAHTSGESALLQEVAAYTKSQRSDAGMLTGKTEGQLLKLLAQLSGARRVLEIGTFTGYSGLSFAEGLPADGHIVTCELNPANAAIAQGFFDRSPHGKKIEVKVGPALDTLASLTPGFDLAFLDADKENYPRYYEASLALVRQGGLVIIDNSLWSGAVLEPTTPEATAIATLNDRILKDNRVDNVLLTVRDGVNLVRKR from the coding sequence ATGCTATTGGTGGCTGACGAGATTGAGCGCTATTGTCACGCGCATACCTCAGGCGAATCGGCATTGCTGCAAGAGGTCGCGGCATATACCAAGAGCCAGCGAAGCGACGCTGGGATGCTTACGGGAAAGACGGAAGGACAGCTGCTTAAGTTACTGGCACAGCTGAGCGGTGCCCGTCGCGTTCTTGAAATCGGAACGTTTACGGGATACTCCGGGCTGTCCTTTGCCGAAGGACTGCCCGCGGACGGGCACATCGTCACCTGTGAACTCAATCCCGCGAACGCAGCCATCGCGCAAGGTTTTTTCGACCGCAGTCCACATGGCAAGAAAATAGAGGTCAAGGTTGGCCCCGCCCTTGATACTTTAGCCTCTCTGACGCCAGGGTTTGACCTCGCGTTCCTGGATGCCGATAAGGAGAACTATCCAAGGTATTACGAAGCATCGCTTGCACTGGTTCGTCAAGGTGGATTAGTGATCATCGACAATAGCTTGTGGTCGGGCGCGGTGCTTGAGCCAACCACACCCGAGGCCACTGCCATTGCCACGCTCAACGATCGCATCCTCAAGGACAACCGAGTCGACAATGTACTCCTGACCGTGCGCGACGGCGTCAATCTTGTACGCAAGCGCTAG
- the smpB gene encoding SsrA-binding protein SmpB has translation MANSASKKQAKSGELLVCSNPLARRNYEIEDTYEAGMMLLGSETKSLRARKASLEGAYATFRTGQLFLNKMYIAPYEQATAFAHEPLRERKLLMHRHQLEKLQGRLTIRGYSLVPLRVYFKNRFAKVELGLGKGRTKGDKRQQVKRDIDRREARDAMQKYRR, from the coding sequence GTGGCCAACTCTGCATCAAAAAAACAGGCGAAAAGCGGCGAACTCTTGGTGTGCAGCAACCCCCTGGCGCGACGCAATTATGAAATCGAGGATACCTACGAAGCAGGCATGATGCTTTTGGGTTCGGAGACGAAAAGCCTGCGCGCCCGTAAAGCAAGTCTAGAAGGGGCCTACGCGACCTTCCGTACGGGGCAGTTGTTTCTCAATAAGATGTATATCGCGCCGTATGAACAAGCCACGGCCTTTGCCCACGAGCCTTTGCGGGAACGCAAGCTATTGATGCACCGCCACCAGCTTGAAAAATTGCAAGGCAGGCTGACCATTCGTGGCTATAGCTTGGTGCCTCTGCGCGTGTACTTTAAGAACCGCTTTGCCAAGGTCGAGTTGGGACTGGGGAAGGGCCGAACCAAGGGCGACAAGAGGCAGCAAGTGAAACGGGACATCGATCGTCGCGAAGCGCGTGATGCGATGCAAAAATATCGGCGCTAA